A region of the Micromonospora sediminicola genome:
CCGCACCAGCGCGGCGCCCGGATCCACCGCCCGCACCGCCGTCTCCGCCGCCGCCTTCGCCGCCCCGTACGCGTGCAGCGGCGTGGGCACGTCGTCGTCGGCGTACGCCGTCGGCCGCCCCGCGTGCAGCGCGTCGCTGGACAGGTGCACCAACCGCGCGCCCACCTCGGCGGCGGCGACCGCGATGTGGGCCGCCCCGTCCGCCGTGACCGCCCAGTCGTCGTACCGGTAGGGGGTCGCCACGACCGCGTCGGGGCGTACCCGGGTCAGGAGCTCACGCACGGCGGCGCGGTCGGTCACGTCGAGCCGGCGCGGCGCGACGCCCGGCACCCCGACGGCGGTCGAGTGGTAGGTGCCGACCACCCGGTGCCCGGCGGCCACCGCCTGCCGGCACACCTCGCCACCGAGAAAGCCGCTGGCGCCCACCACGAGCAGGTTCATCCGTCCCCCTGAAGATCGAAAAGGCCCGCGTCACATGACGCGGGCCTTTCGACGAAGCCAGGATCAGGTCGGGTCGGCCACCGGGGCGGCCGGGCCGGCGGTGCCGGCGTGCGGGCCGACCGGCGCCTTCGGCTTGGCGTCGATGCCGGCCTCGGCGCGCTGCTGCCCGGTGATCGGGGTCGGCGCGCCGGTCAGCGGGTCGAAGCCGCCACGCGTCTTCGGGAACGCGATCACCTCGCGGATCGAGTCCGCGCCGGCCAGCAGCATGCAGACCCGGTCCCAACCGAACGCGATCCCGCCGTGCGGCGGGGCGCCGTACTTGAACGCCTCCAGCAGGAAGCCGAACTTGTCCTGCGCCTCCTCGGGCGTGATGCCGAGCAGGTCGAACACCCGCTGCTGCACGTCACCCCGGTGGATACGGATCGAGCCACCACCGATCTCGTTGCCGTTGCAGACGATGTCGTACGCGTAGGCCAACGCCCGGTCCGGCGCGGACTCGAAGCGGTCCACCCACTCCGCGTTCGGCGAGGTGAACGGGTGGTGCACCGCGGTCCAGCCGCCCTCGTCCGTGCGCTCGAACATCGGCGCGTCGACCACCCAGCAGAACGCCCACGCGCTCTCGTCGACCAGGTTCGACCGCTTGGCGATCTCGATCCGGGCCGCGCCGAGCAGCTCCTGCGCCTCCCGGGTGTTCGTGCTCGCGGCGAAGAAGACCGCGTCACCGGGCTTCGCGCC
Encoded here:
- a CDS encoding sugar nucleotide-binding protein, giving the protein MNLLVVGASGFLGGEVCRQAVAAGHRVVGTYHSTAVGVPGVAPRRLDVTDRAAVRELLTRVRPDAVVATPYRYDDWAVTADGAAHIAVAAAEVGARLVHLSSDALHAGRPTAYADDDVPTPLHAYGAAKAAAETAVRAVDPGAALVRTSLILGEGSKQIQLCRDALAGRATLFTDELRCPVHVADLAAAVLELVPGDYAGLLNVAGPDAVSRAELGVLVARHDGVDAGSLRTTTIAGAGLHRPAEVVLDSARAVGLLRTRLRGVAELYG